One window of Verrucomicrobiota bacterium genomic DNA carries:
- a CDS encoding HAD family hydrolase — MSETIHPIVFLFDVDNTLLDNDRVTADLKRHLDSRVGPERAQRYWAIFEQLRTELGYADYLGALQRYRSEQPHDPRLFEVSRFLVDYPFANRLFPNSLDVVEHVKQWGPAVILSDGDVVFQPRKVDRSGLFEAVGGNVLIYVHKEHELAEVERRYPAKHYVLVDDKLRILAAVKKSWDSRVTTVFPRQGHYAHDPKILSSYPPADVSIERIGDLLGYELQNLLITTEPDGS; from the coding sequence ATGAGCGAAACAATTCATCCAATCGTCTTTCTGTTCGACGTGGACAATACCCTGCTCGACAACGACCGCGTGACCGCCGACCTCAAACGCCACCTTGACAGCAGGGTCGGACCGGAGCGGGCGCAACGCTACTGGGCCATCTTCGAGCAGTTGCGGACTGAGCTTGGTTACGCCGATTACCTTGGCGCGCTGCAACGCTACCGGAGCGAGCAGCCGCACGACCCGCGTCTCTTCGAGGTGTCCCGCTTCCTGGTGGACTATCCCTTCGCGAACCGGCTCTTTCCGAACTCGCTTGATGTTGTGGAGCACGTCAAGCAATGGGGACCGGCCGTCATCCTGTCGGATGGCGACGTGGTTTTTCAGCCGCGCAAAGTGGATCGCTCCGGTCTATTCGAAGCGGTCGGCGGCAACGTTCTCATTTACGTTCACAAAGAACACGAACTGGCTGAAGTTGAGCGACGTTATCCCGCCAAACATTACGTGTTGGTGGATGACAAACTGCGCATTCTGGCCGCGGTCAAAAAGAGTTGGGATTCACGAGTGACAACTGTTTTCCCCCGGCAAGGACATTACGCCCACGATCCGAAGATTCTGTCCAGCTACCCGCCGGCCGATGTCAGCATCGAACGGATTGGCGATTTACTCGGTTACGAACTGCAAAACTTACTCATAACCACAGAGCCTGACGGCTCGTGA